A portion of the Pectobacterium brasiliense genome contains these proteins:
- a CDS encoding mannitol-1-phosphate 5-dehydrogenase gives MKALHFGAGNIGRGFIGKLLADANVELTFADVNQPLLDALNSRTSYTVRIVGDNTQVDTVSNVSAVHSGSQDAVALIAVADLVTTAVGPQILEKIAGTIAQGLVKRHNDGNTRPLNIIACENMVRGTSQLKQHVLKLLPEGHQEWVVEHVGFVDSAVDRIVPPSEAGSDDVLAVTVETFSEWIVDKTQFCGEPPAIPGMELTDNLMAFVERKLFTLNTGHAITAYLGQQARHQTIRDAILDPKVRAVVKGAMEESGAVLIKRYGFDAEKHAAYINKILSRFENPHLHDDVERVGRQPLRKLSTGDRLIKPLLGTLEYHFPHDNLITGIAAAMHYRSEQDPQALELAELIRTQGPQAALVQISGLDADSEVVAQAVNVYNAMQ, from the coding sequence ATGAAAGCATTACACTTTGGTGCGGGTAATATTGGCCGTGGGTTTATTGGGAAATTGTTGGCCGATGCCAACGTCGAACTGACATTCGCTGATGTCAATCAGCCGCTGTTGGATGCCCTGAACAGCCGTACAAGCTATACGGTGCGGATTGTCGGCGATAACACGCAGGTTGATACCGTGAGCAACGTGAGCGCCGTTCACAGCGGTAGTCAGGATGCCGTCGCGCTGATTGCCGTGGCCGATCTGGTGACGACCGCTGTGGGGCCGCAGATTCTGGAAAAAATCGCCGGAACTATCGCTCAGGGGCTGGTTAAGCGTCATAACGACGGCAATACCCGGCCGTTGAACATTATTGCCTGTGAAAATATGGTGCGTGGCACCAGCCAGTTAAAACAGCATGTGTTGAAACTGCTGCCGGAAGGCCATCAGGAATGGGTGGTTGAGCATGTGGGATTCGTGGATTCCGCCGTGGATCGCATCGTTCCTCCTTCCGAAGCCGGCAGTGACGATGTGCTGGCGGTGACGGTAGAAACCTTCAGCGAATGGATTGTCGATAAAACCCAGTTCTGCGGTGAGCCGCCAGCGATTCCCGGCATGGAACTGACCGACAACCTGATGGCATTTGTCGAGCGTAAGCTCTTTACGCTGAATACTGGCCATGCGATTACGGCCTACCTCGGCCAGCAGGCGCGTCATCAGACGATCCGCGATGCGATTCTCGACCCGAAAGTCAGAGCCGTGGTCAAAGGTGCAATGGAAGAGAGCGGCGCGGTGCTCATCAAACGCTACGGTTTTGATGCGGAGAAACACGCGGCCTATATCAACAAGATTCTCAGCCGCTTTGAAAACCCGCATCTGCACGATGACGTAGAGCGCGTTGGCCGTCAGCCGCTGCGCAAGCTGAGTACAGGCGACCGTTTGATCAAGCCGCTGCTCGGTACGCTGGAATACCATTTTCCGCATGACAACCTGATTACCGGCATTGCTGCCGCGATGCATTATCGCAGTGAACAGGATCCGCAGGCGCTGGAACTGGCCGAGTTAATCCGTACTCAGGGGCCGCAGGCGGCGCTGGTGCAGATTTCTGGTCTGGATGCTGACAGCGAGGTTGTCGCGCAAGCAGTGAATGTGTATAACGCCATGCAGTAA
- the fdhD gene encoding formate dehydrogenase accessory sulfurtransferase FdhD yields the protein MQVFQVEGVHLPADAALEGATQHSVYHPDSLLRPQSDWLAEEVPVALVYNGISHVVMMASPKELEEFALGFSLSEGIIQSPADIYGIDVQAACNGIEVQIELSSRRFAGLKERRRAMDGRTGCGVCGVEQLAEIGKPLAPLPFTQTFSLSKLENALVRLRDVQKIGQVTGCTHAASWVAPDGTLSGGSEDVGRHVALDKLLGTRAKQGWQQGAALVSSRASYEMVQKSAMCGVEILFAVSAATSLAVEVAQRCNLTLVGFCRPGHATIYTHPQRLSA from the coding sequence ATGCAGGTATTTCAGGTGGAAGGGGTTCATTTACCAGCGGATGCCGCCCTTGAAGGCGCAACGCAACATTCAGTCTATCATCCCGATTCGCTGCTGCGGCCACAGTCTGACTGGCTGGCGGAAGAGGTGCCCGTTGCGTTGGTGTATAACGGCATATCGCATGTCGTTATGATGGCCTCACCGAAGGAACTGGAAGAGTTCGCTCTCGGGTTTTCCTTATCTGAAGGCATTATTCAATCACCGGCTGATATCTACGGCATTGATGTACAGGCTGCCTGTAATGGCATCGAAGTACAAATTGAGCTTTCGAGCCGACGCTTCGCGGGGCTAAAAGAACGCCGCCGGGCGATGGATGGTCGCACAGGCTGCGGCGTATGTGGCGTAGAGCAGCTCGCGGAAATCGGCAAACCGCTCGCCCCTCTACCCTTCACACAGACATTTTCCCTTAGCAAACTTGAAAACGCGCTGGTGCGGCTGCGCGATGTGCAGAAGATCGGCCAAGTGACGGGCTGTACTCACGCCGCAAGCTGGGTCGCGCCAGACGGCACGCTGTCCGGGGGAAGCGAAGACGTCGGCCGCCATGTCGCGCTGGATAAACTGCTGGGTACCCGAGCGAAACAGGGGTGGCAGCAAGGCGCAGCGCTGGTTTCCAGCCGAGCCAGCTATGAGATGGTCCAAAAATCCGCCATGTGCGGCGTGGAAATCCTGTTTGCTGTCTCAGCGGCGACCTCGCTGGCTGTGGAGGTCGCACAGCGCTGCAACCTGACGCTGGTCGGTTTTTGTCGGCCGGGGCATGCGACTATCTACACACATCCGCAGCGTCTGAGCGCGTAA
- the sodA gene encoding superoxide dismutase [Mn], producing the protein MSYSLPSLPYAYDALEPHFDKETMEIHHSKHHQAYVNNANAALESLPELAKLSAEELIAQLDKVPAEKRTALRNNAGGHVNHSLFWKGLKVGTTLTGDLKAAIERDFGSVDAFKEKFEQAAATRFGSGWAWLVLKDDGKLAVVSTANQDSPLMGEAVSGASGYPIVGLDVWEHAYYLKYQNLRPAYAKAFWNVLNWDEAAARFASAKK; encoded by the coding sequence ATGAGTTATTCACTGCCATCGCTGCCTTATGCTTATGACGCACTGGAACCGCATTTCGACAAAGAAACAATGGAAATTCACCATTCCAAACACCATCAGGCTTATGTCAATAATGCTAACGCCGCGCTGGAATCTCTGCCTGAACTGGCTAAATTGTCTGCTGAAGAGCTGATCGCTCAACTGGATAAAGTTCCTGCGGAGAAAAGAACGGCACTGCGTAACAACGCGGGTGGTCACGTTAACCACAGCCTGTTCTGGAAAGGCCTGAAAGTCGGCACGACGCTGACTGGCGATCTGAAAGCCGCCATCGAGCGTGATTTCGGTAGCGTTGATGCGTTTAAAGAGAAATTTGAGCAAGCAGCAGCAACCCGCTTTGGTTCTGGCTGGGCGTGGCTGGTACTGAAAGACGACGGCAAACTGGCCGTAGTGTCTACTGCAAACCAAGACAGCCCGCTGATGGGTGAAGCTGTTTCTGGTGCGTCTGGCTACCCAATCGTCGGTCTGGACGTATGGGAACACGCTTACTACCTGAAATATCAGAACCTTCGTCCAGCTTATGCTAAAGCGTTCTGGAACGTGTTGAACTGGGACGAAGCCGCTGCCCGTTTCGCTAGCGCAAAAAAATAA
- a CDS encoding methyl-accepting chemotaxis protein, with product MAMNFDNLKVGKKLGLGFFLILLMTMVIAGAGIMHIGSLKDSINKVNLSNDINDEINQAKYYRALYGTTYNPDDIKKNVEHIANVSKLAEKAKEFHWPESDAKKIASIPALITSYQEKQSNYINAVGKKDAVRKSWNISTTEKPLEQLNDQLKTDNNSTTLQLLLSDLNQKLIAVRYHVRGLLLSTNKESEEKLTDAINAAQTSLTFLYQSLSAEQRETLSPVLAIMNNYEEQVLAYMPAYEEEMAQAGQMQVVAGQLNDVVKSLLSDQLAASQEDIRNATLQMSIAALITLLLGLLISWFISRQITTPLGNTLNMAEKIATGDLTMSINTTRKDELGQLMSAMSKMNDNLHNMIDDIRVGVSQISNASSEIVAGNTDLSSRTEQQAAAVEQTAASMEQLTATVKQNADNAHHANKLAISASQTAKQGGEQVNNVVQTMTAIENSSKRIAEITSVINSIAFQTNILALNAAVEAARAGEQGRGFAVVASEVRSLAQRSSQAAKEIEGLISESVTQVSRGATLVGNAGKTMNDIVTSITQVHDIMGEIATASDEQSRGISQVSQAIVEMDSTTQQNAALVEQSSAAADSLEEQARLLKQAVSVFRLANAQHDDTPAGIAFADQTHRLHAPR from the coding sequence ATGGCTATGAATTTCGATAATCTAAAAGTCGGTAAAAAATTAGGATTGGGTTTTTTCCTGATTCTGCTGATGACCATGGTGATTGCCGGCGCGGGCATTATGCATATTGGCTCGCTGAAAGACAGTATTAATAAAGTTAACTTAAGCAACGATATTAATGATGAAATTAACCAAGCTAAATATTACCGTGCATTATACGGCACCACCTATAATCCTGATGATATAAAAAAGAACGTTGAGCACATTGCCAATGTGAGTAAACTCGCTGAAAAAGCAAAAGAATTTCACTGGCCAGAGAGTGATGCCAAGAAAATAGCCAGCATCCCGGCATTAATTACCAGCTATCAGGAAAAACAAAGTAATTATATTAATGCAGTGGGAAAAAAGGATGCCGTCAGAAAAAGTTGGAATATCTCGACAACAGAAAAACCGCTAGAACAGCTCAACGATCAATTAAAGACGGACAACAACAGCACTACTCTTCAATTATTACTTTCTGACCTGAACCAAAAACTGATTGCCGTCCGCTACCACGTTCGTGGGTTATTACTGTCTACCAATAAAGAATCCGAAGAAAAGCTGACGGATGCCATCAACGCAGCACAAACATCATTGACCTTCCTGTATCAAAGCCTGTCTGCCGAACAGCGTGAAACGCTGTCTCCCGTTCTGGCAATAATGAACAATTATGAAGAACAGGTTCTGGCCTATATGCCGGCCTATGAGGAGGAAATGGCGCAGGCTGGGCAAATGCAGGTTGTCGCCGGACAGTTAAACGACGTAGTTAAATCCCTGCTCAGCGATCAGTTGGCGGCATCGCAGGAAGACATTCGCAATGCCACGCTGCAAATGAGTATCGCCGCGCTGATTACGCTACTGCTTGGTCTGCTGATTTCCTGGTTCATTTCACGCCAAATCACCACACCGCTTGGCAACACATTGAATATGGCTGAGAAAATCGCGACAGGCGATCTCACCATGTCCATCAACACGACGCGTAAGGATGAGCTGGGTCAGTTGATGAGTGCGATGTCGAAAATGAATGACAACCTGCACAATATGATCGATGACATTCGCGTCGGCGTCAGCCAGATTTCTAACGCGTCCAGCGAGATCGTCGCGGGTAACACCGACCTGTCATCACGTACCGAACAGCAGGCCGCTGCCGTTGAGCAAACCGCCGCCAGCATGGAGCAACTCACTGCGACGGTTAAGCAAAACGCGGATAACGCACACCACGCGAACAAGCTGGCAATCAGCGCATCTCAAACCGCAAAACAAGGCGGTGAGCAAGTGAATAACGTGGTGCAAACCATGACGGCGATTGAGAACAGTTCTAAGCGTATCGCGGAAATCACGTCCGTCATCAACAGCATCGCCTTCCAGACCAACATTCTGGCATTGAACGCCGCGGTGGAAGCTGCCCGCGCTGGTGAACAAGGCCGCGGCTTTGCCGTGGTTGCCAGCGAAGTCCGTAGCCTTGCCCAGCGCAGTTCTCAGGCCGCGAAGGAAATCGAAGGCCTGATCTCTGAATCGGTTACTCAGGTATCACGCGGAGCGACGCTGGTTGGCAACGCCGGTAAAACGATGAATGATATCGTCACCTCTATCACGCAGGTGCATGATATCATGGGTGAAATTGCCACCGCATCGGATGAGCAAAGCCGCGGAATCAGCCAGGTTAGCCAGGCGATTGTTGAGATGGACAGCACCACGCAGCAGAACGCCGCACTGGTTGAACAATCCTCTGCCGCTGCCGACTCACTGGAAGAACAGGCAAGACTGCTGAAGCAGGCGGTTTCCGTCTTCCGTCTGGCAAACGCACAGCATGATGACACCCCAGCGGGTATCGCGTTTGCCGACCAAACGCATCGTCTGCACGCACCGCGCTAA
- a CDS encoding MltR family transcriptional regulator: MEETQAFENRVLEALNSGKTVRDFMLCAVELLAEAVSILMLQVFRKDDYAVKYAVEPLMTGTGPLGDLSVRLKLIYGLGMISRKEYEDAELLMALGEELAHDDRHYRFTDDEILGPIGELHCVAALPTEPALPPGADAAEPLLVSMQQQRYQQMVRSTLVLSLTTLIAQISLKKAF, translated from the coding sequence ATGGAAGAAACACAGGCGTTTGAAAACCGGGTTCTGGAAGCGCTGAACTCAGGGAAGACCGTGCGCGACTTTATGCTCTGCGCCGTCGAGCTGTTAGCTGAAGCGGTCAGTATCCTGATGTTGCAGGTGTTCCGTAAAGATGACTATGCGGTGAAATATGCCGTTGAACCCCTGATGACGGGAACGGGCCCGCTGGGCGACCTTTCCGTGCGCCTGAAACTGATTTATGGCCTGGGAATGATCAGCCGTAAAGAGTACGAAGATGCGGAACTGTTAATGGCGCTGGGCGAAGAGCTAGCACACGACGATCGACATTACCGTTTTACCGATGATGAAATTCTGGGGCCTATCGGCGAGCTGCACTGCGTTGCGGCGTTGCCTACAGAACCCGCTTTGCCGCCGGGGGCAGACGCCGCCGAACCGCTTTTGGTGAGTATGCAACAGCAGCGTTATCAGCAGATGGTGCGCTCCACGCTGGTGCTATCCCTGACCACATTGATTGCGCAAATCAGTCTGAAAAAGGCGTTTTAA
- a CDS encoding aldehyde dehydrogenase family protein, translating into MAHDNLEGRSASGEYGSLNLKKRYDNFIGGAWVPPDAGQYFVNLTPVTGQALCEVASSSTRDIDHALDAAHKAKAEWGGLSVQDRALVLNRIADRMEQNLELLAQMETWDNGKPIRETSGADVPLAIDHFRYFAACIRAQEGGISEIDGDTVAYHFHEPLGVVGQIIPWNFPLLMACWKMAPALAAGNCIVLKPAKLTPMSVLILMELIQDLLPPGVINVVNGSGSEIGEYLATSKRVAKVAFTGSTEVGQQIMSYAAQNVTPVTLELGGKSPNIFFADVMDKEDSFFDKVLEGFTLFAFNQGEVCTCPSRALVQESIYDRFMERAIKRVEAIRIGNPLDSKTMMGAQVSAGQLDTILNYIDIGKKEGARVLTGGQRKAMPSGLAEGYYLEPTILFGKNSMRVFQEEIFGPVLAVTTFKTMDDALEIANDTEYGLGAGVWSRNGNIAYRMGRGIQAGRVWTNCYHAYPAHAAFGGYKQSGIGRENHKMMLEHYQQTKCLLVSYSDKPMGLF; encoded by the coding sequence ATGGCGCACGATAATCTCGAAGGCCGATCCGCGTCTGGCGAATACGGCTCTCTCAATCTGAAAAAACGCTATGACAATTTTATCGGCGGAGCCTGGGTTCCACCTGATGCTGGTCAGTATTTTGTCAATTTGACGCCAGTAACGGGTCAAGCGCTGTGTGAAGTGGCCAGTTCGTCAACGCGAGATATTGACCACGCGCTGGATGCCGCTCACAAGGCAAAAGCGGAATGGGGTGGCCTGTCGGTTCAGGATCGCGCGTTGGTGCTTAACCGAATCGCCGACCGGATGGAGCAGAATCTTGAGCTACTGGCGCAGATGGAAACCTGGGATAATGGTAAACCGATACGCGAAACCAGCGGGGCGGATGTGCCGCTGGCGATTGACCACTTCCGCTATTTCGCGGCCTGTATTCGCGCGCAGGAAGGGGGGATTAGCGAAATTGACGGCGATACCGTGGCTTATCATTTTCATGAGCCTCTCGGCGTTGTCGGGCAAATTATTCCCTGGAATTTCCCGCTGCTAATGGCCTGTTGGAAGATGGCGCCCGCGCTGGCTGCCGGTAACTGTATTGTGCTGAAACCCGCCAAACTGACGCCGATGTCGGTGTTGATTTTGATGGAACTGATTCAGGATCTGCTGCCGCCAGGCGTTATTAATGTCGTTAATGGGTCGGGCAGCGAAATTGGTGAATATCTGGCGACGTCGAAACGCGTTGCGAAAGTGGCATTCACCGGGTCGACCGAGGTAGGCCAGCAGATCATGAGCTATGCGGCGCAGAACGTGACGCCGGTAACGCTGGAGCTGGGCGGTAAATCGCCGAACATCTTCTTTGCCGATGTGATGGACAAGGAAGACAGCTTCTTTGACAAAGTGCTTGAAGGCTTCACGCTGTTTGCCTTCAATCAGGGCGAGGTCTGTACCTGTCCGAGCCGCGCGCTGGTGCAGGAATCTATCTACGATCGCTTTATGGAGCGGGCAATCAAGCGCGTTGAGGCTATCCGCATCGGTAACCCGCTGGATAGCAAAACCATGATGGGCGCGCAGGTATCCGCAGGTCAGCTTGACACCATCCTTAACTATATTGATATCGGTAAGAAAGAGGGCGCACGTGTGCTCACGGGCGGTCAGCGCAAGGCAATGCCGAGTGGGCTGGCGGAAGGATACTATCTGGAGCCGACGATCTTGTTCGGTAAAAACAGTATGCGCGTCTTCCAGGAGGAAATTTTTGGACCGGTGCTGGCGGTCACGACCTTCAAAACGATGGATGACGCACTGGAGATCGCCAACGATACGGAATACGGTCTGGGGGCTGGCGTGTGGAGCCGTAACGGTAATATCGCTTACCGGATGGGGCGCGGTATTCAGGCCGGGCGCGTTTGGACCAACTGTTATCATGCCTATCCGGCGCATGCGGCATTTGGGGGTTATAAGCAGTCTGGTATCGGGCGTGAAAACCATAAAATGATGCTGGAACATTATCAGCAAACTAAATGCCTGTTGGTGAGCTACTCTGATAAGCCGATGGGGCTGTTCTAG
- a CDS encoding YibL family ribosome-associated protein, producing the protein MKEQEKAEIKRLSDQLDKLTRKQTTLLEQGDAEAIALNLEACEKLTAEIERLRNVREQKLSKEAQKLANLPFKRAITKKEQADMGTLKKSVRGLVVVHPMTALGREMGLKEMTGFASKPF; encoded by the coding sequence ATGAAAGAGCAGGAAAAAGCAGAGATCAAGCGCCTTAGCGACCAACTGGATAAGCTGACGCGTAAGCAGACCACGCTGCTGGAACAAGGTGATGCTGAAGCAATCGCCCTCAATCTGGAGGCCTGCGAGAAGCTAACGGCTGAAATCGAGCGCCTGCGTAACGTGAGAGAACAGAAGCTCAGCAAAGAAGCACAGAAACTGGCGAATCTGCCTTTCAAACGTGCGATTACTAAAAAAGAGCAAGCTGATATGGGGACGTTGAAGAAAAGCGTTCGCGGTTTGGTGGTGGTGCACCCGATGACGGCACTGGGGCGCGAGATGGGTTTAAAAGAGATGACAGGCTTCGCGTCGAAACCGTTCTGA